In one Brevibacillus composti genomic region, the following are encoded:
- the bshB1 gene encoding bacillithiol biosynthesis deacetylase BshB1, with protein MKELDILAIGAHPDDVEIGAAGTLLLAAKRGERVGILDLTYAELSSNGTVERRQSEAAAADRLLGAAHRYNFGLPDRGLERVREEAISRVVDLIRETKPRVVLAPYWQDRHPDHESVSRIVREAVFSAGIRKYAAGQSHPAYRPAKLLYYFINTTAKPDIVVDISGVFEEKMNVLRCYRSQFELETDSVATPLNNGYLESVSYRERLFGQQTGVAYAEGFVSSVPYVVDRL; from the coding sequence ATGAAGGAACTGGATATACTGGCGATTGGCGCCCATCCCGATGATGTGGAGATCGGTGCAGCAGGCACCTTGCTTCTTGCGGCCAAACGGGGCGAGCGTGTCGGCATCCTGGATCTGACCTATGCCGAGCTCTCCTCCAACGGCACGGTGGAGAGAAGACAAAGTGAGGCGGCGGCCGCCGATCGGCTACTCGGGGCGGCGCATCGCTACAACTTTGGCTTGCCCGACCGCGGACTGGAGAGGGTGAGAGAGGAGGCGATCAGCCGGGTGGTCGATTTGATTCGCGAGACGAAGCCGCGCGTGGTGCTCGCGCCCTACTGGCAAGACCGCCATCCCGATCATGAGAGCGTCAGCCGAATCGTCCGCGAGGCGGTTTTTTCCGCTGGCATTCGCAAGTATGCGGCCGGCCAATCTCATCCAGCCTATCGTCCGGCGAAGCTGTTGTACTACTTTATCAACACGACGGCAAAACCGGATATCGTCGTCGATATTTCCGGCGTCTTCGAGGAGAAGATGAATGTGCTGCGCTGCTATCGGAGCCAGTTTGAGCTGGAGACGGACAGTGTCGCAACTCCGCTCAATAACGGGTATTTGGAGTCGGTCTCCTACCGCGAGCGACTGTTCGGGCAGCAAACGGGTGTGGCCTATGCGGAAGGCTTTGTCAGTTCGGTTCCGTATGTCGTGGACCGCTTATAA
- a CDS encoding methylglyoxal synthase, translating to MKIALIAHDRKKEEIVQLAMAYETIFQDHELFATGTTGQRIMEATSLTVTRFLSGPLGGDQQIGAMIARNEMDLIIFLRDPLTAQPHEPDILALLRLCDVHKIPFATNMGTAEILLKALERGELDWREVVHKE from the coding sequence GTGAAGATAGCATTGATTGCCCATGATCGCAAGAAAGAAGAGATAGTCCAATTGGCCATGGCGTATGAAACGATCTTTCAGGACCACGAGCTTTTCGCGACAGGGACGACGGGTCAGCGGATCATGGAAGCCACCTCTTTGACAGTGACCCGGTTCTTGTCCGGTCCGCTGGGTGGCGATCAACAGATCGGGGCGATGATTGCGCGCAATGAGATGGATCTGATCATTTTCCTCCGCGACCCGCTGACTGCTCAGCCCCATGAGCCGGATATTCTTGCCCTGCTGAGACTTTGCGATGTTCATAAAATTCCGTTTGCGACCAACATGGGGACGGCGGAAATTTTGCTCAAAGCATTGGAGCGCGGGGAGCTGGATTGGCGGGAAGTCGTGCACAAGGAGTGA
- the dapB gene encoding 4-hydroxy-tetrahydrodipicolinate reductase: MNRQIRVAVAGASGRMGQEVVKMLGEDQTLIYTGPLDTRVSDAELERQLDEMKPDVLVDFTTPHSVYRHMEMCLRRQIRPVVGTTGLSPEQLQDLTARYKEAGLGAIIAPNFAIGAILCMKFAAIAAKYMPHVEIIELHHDRKLDAPSGTALKTAEMIAAVREKQQQGHPDETETIAGARGADYDGFRIHSVRLPGMVAHQEVLFGATGQTLSIRHDSINRESFMPGVNMAIKAVMNLDSLIYGLEHLID, encoded by the coding sequence ATGAACAGACAAATTCGCGTTGCCGTAGCAGGAGCATCTGGACGAATGGGACAAGAAGTCGTCAAAATGCTCGGCGAGGATCAGACACTCATCTATACAGGCCCGCTGGATACGCGGGTGAGCGACGCCGAGCTGGAACGTCAGCTCGACGAGATGAAGCCGGATGTGCTGGTAGATTTTACGACGCCTCACTCGGTCTATCGGCATATGGAAATGTGCCTGCGCCGCCAGATCCGGCCCGTCGTCGGGACAACCGGCTTGAGCCCGGAACAGTTGCAAGATTTGACCGCACGTTATAAAGAAGCGGGACTCGGGGCAATCATCGCGCCGAACTTTGCAATCGGGGCGATTTTATGCATGAAATTTGCTGCGATTGCGGCCAAATATATGCCCCATGTGGAGATCATCGAGCTGCATCACGACCGAAAACTGGACGCCCCCAGCGGAACCGCGCTGAAAACAGCCGAAATGATTGCGGCTGTGCGTGAAAAACAACAGCAGGGACATCCCGATGAGACTGAAACCATCGCGGGTGCGCGCGGGGCAGACTACGATGGATTCCGCATACACAGTGTCCGCTTGCCGGGAATGGTCGCCCATCAGGAAGTATTGTTCGGAGCGACGGGGCAGACGCTCTCCATTCGCCATGATTCGATCAATCGGGAATCGTTTATGCCGGGCGTCAATATGGCGATCAAAGCTGTCATGAATCTCGATTCGTTGATATACGGTCTGGAGCATTTGATCGACTAG
- a CDS encoding nucleotide pyrophosphohydrolase, whose amino-acid sequence MNQRKTLEEIQQEVDQYISQYKEGYFSPLAMMARMTEEVGELAREINHYYGEKPKKKDEDAKTVEEELGDVFFIVLCFANSLGIDLQEAFDRIMHKFNTRDKDRWTRIEESQ is encoded by the coding sequence ATGAATCAGCGAAAAACTCTGGAGGAAATCCAGCAAGAAGTGGATCAATACATATCGCAGTATAAGGAAGGCTATTTTTCTCCACTGGCCATGATGGCCCGCATGACAGAAGAAGTGGGCGAATTGGCTCGGGAGATTAATCACTACTACGGTGAAAAGCCAAAGAAAAAGGACGAGGACGCGAAAACGGTCGAGGAGGAATTGGGCGACGTTTTCTTTATTGTACTTTGTTTTGCCAATTCGCTCGGAATCGATTTGCAAGAGGCGTTTGATCGTATTATGCACAAATTCAACACCCGTGACAAAGATCGGTGGACAAGAATCGAGGAGAGCCAATGA
- a CDS encoding YitT family protein: MKLRLKSVIAIIIGSAIMGFGINAFNIPNNLAEGGITGISILLKLLFPVIDQGLVFFVLNIPLFILGWKVLGRTSFIYTIMGTVSLSLFLSLFEGLYPMPMEDRLLASLFAGVAVGIGLGIIFRYDGTTGGVDIIARLLQKYMGISMGRTLFFGDMLVIAASLVYLNLESAMYTLVAVFIAARVIDFFQDGAYAGKALTIISNHADDIAKQILELGRGVTLLAGIGAFSGEEKKVIYVVVSRNEVMRYKSIVQGIDPHAFVIVNDVHEVLGEGFTLDENKQPLRE; encoded by the coding sequence ATGAAACTTCGGCTGAAAAGCGTAATCGCCATCATCATCGGGTCTGCTATCATGGGATTCGGCATCAATGCATTTAACATCCCAAACAATTTAGCCGAAGGCGGTATTACCGGGATCAGCATCCTCTTAAAGCTACTCTTTCCTGTCATTGACCAAGGGCTTGTTTTCTTCGTACTGAATATTCCTTTGTTCATTCTCGGCTGGAAGGTGTTAGGCCGAACTTCTTTTATTTATACCATTATGGGAACGGTGTCCCTGTCGCTCTTCCTCTCTTTATTCGAAGGCCTCTATCCTATGCCGATGGAGGACCGTCTGCTCGCCTCGCTCTTCGCCGGGGTCGCGGTGGGCATCGGGCTGGGAATCATCTTCCGGTATGACGGTACCACAGGCGGCGTCGATATTATCGCCCGCTTGCTGCAAAAGTACATGGGCATCAGCATGGGCAGAACCCTTTTCTTTGGCGACATGCTGGTGATCGCCGCCTCCCTGGTTTACTTGAATCTCGAAAGTGCGATGTACACGCTGGTCGCGGTCTTCATCGCCGCGCGAGTCATCGATTTCTTCCAGGATGGCGCCTACGCCGGAAAAGCGCTGACGATTATTTCGAACCACGCGGATGACATTGCCAAGCAAATTCTCGAACTGGGCCGCGGCGTCACCCTGCTTGCCGGAATAGGCGCTTTTTCCGGCGAAGAGAAAAAAGTGATCTACGTGGTCGTCAGCCGCAATGAAGTGATGCGTTATAAATCGATTGTCCAAGGCATCGATCCGCATGCCTTCGTCATCGTCAATGATGTCCATGAGGTGCTGGGAGAAGGCTTTACGCTTGACGAGAACAAGCAGCCCCTTCGCGAATAA
- a CDS encoding sporulation protein YpjB: MKKNIRFLLFFLVIGLLLSWPIHTLVTKLGRPAEVQQLAELDEIAHRFLLAAKKGDVEDAQQQILLLAEKFPKQKLPQTLRIESLNAVTQSILAARNNLNSKSISEQQLLWDATRVRVVVDALTHDHQPMWRGYYSSFSSQLHDLLLAAVERDYAHFREQFEENSRLYLAIRPAMTIHVAEGQLKRMDAAYDAISKEIRNSKIEWNQVRSYLRELQASTQTAFIGEDRSTLASLIMSDSPAGMMLSVLTAVVMALGYVAWKKYKGQFRTVS; the protein is encoded by the coding sequence TTGAAGAAAAACATCCGGTTTCTGCTGTTCTTCCTGGTGATCGGCCTCTTGCTTTCCTGGCCGATTCATACGTTGGTCACCAAACTTGGCAGGCCGGCGGAGGTACAGCAGCTTGCCGAGCTGGATGAAATAGCTCATCGGTTCTTGCTCGCGGCAAAAAAAGGGGATGTGGAAGACGCGCAGCAGCAGATTCTCCTGCTTGCGGAGAAGTTTCCTAAGCAAAAGCTGCCGCAAACCCTGCGGATCGAGAGCCTGAACGCCGTCACCCAATCCATCTTGGCGGCTCGAAACAACTTGAACAGCAAGTCTATCAGCGAACAGCAGCTGCTTTGGGATGCGACACGCGTACGGGTGGTCGTCGACGCGCTTACGCATGACCATCAGCCGATGTGGCGCGGATACTACTCTTCCTTTTCTTCGCAGCTTCACGATTTGCTGTTGGCGGCGGTCGAGCGGGACTATGCACATTTTCGGGAGCAGTTTGAAGAAAATTCTCGCTTGTACCTAGCCATTCGCCCGGCGATGACGATACACGTCGCGGAGGGGCAGCTGAAGAGAATGGACGCGGCCTATGACGCGATCTCCAAGGAAATTCGAAACAGCAAAATCGAATGGAATCAGGTGAGGAGTTACCTGCGGGAGCTGCAAGCAAGCACGCAGACGGCTTTCATCGGAGAGGACAGGAGCACGCTCGCCTCCCTGATCATGAGCGATTCCCCTGCGGGAATGATGTTGAGCGTCTTGACCGCAGTGGTGATGGCTCTCGGTTACGTCGCGTGGAAAAAGTACAAGGGGCAGTTTCGAACGGTCTCGTAG
- a CDS encoding DUF1405 domain-containing protein, with protein MSLLWEWFWQSLGKRWFLWTLFVVNLLGTIYGFIWYGNQLAETPAYLRLFVPDSPTGSGLFTLVLLTYLMGRHIPVLEALAGITNFKYGVWAVGIILAGWMMGNPIRWTDVMLLISHTGMAAESVLYARFYKLSWLPVGIAALWTLNNDFLDYVMDIHPWLPSVLVPYTGTVGFCTVMLSIASIAVIWFANMRFGRNRNKF; from the coding sequence ATGAGCTTGTTATGGGAGTGGTTTTGGCAGTCACTAGGGAAGAGATGGTTTCTCTGGACCCTGTTTGTCGTCAACCTGCTCGGAACCATATACGGATTCATCTGGTACGGCAATCAACTGGCCGAGACCCCGGCGTATCTGCGCCTGTTCGTACCGGACAGCCCGACAGGCAGCGGTCTGTTTACCCTGGTGCTGCTGACATATTTAATGGGACGCCACATTCCTGTGTTGGAGGCTCTTGCTGGCATTACCAATTTTAAATACGGAGTATGGGCTGTGGGGATTATCCTCGCGGGTTGGATGATGGGGAATCCCATACGCTGGACGGATGTCATGCTGCTCATCTCCCATACAGGAATGGCTGCCGAATCTGTGCTATACGCGCGCTTTTACAAATTGAGCTGGCTCCCGGTGGGGATTGCAGCGCTGTGGACATTAAACAATGATTTCCTCGATTATGTGATGGACATCCATCCTTGGCTGCCCAGTGTCCTCGTGCCCTATACAGGTACCGTCGGCTTTTGCACGGTGATGCTCAGTATCGCGTCCATCGCGGTGATTTGGTTCGCCAATATGCGATTCGGCAGAAACAGAAACAAGTTCTAG
- a CDS encoding menaquinol-cytochrome c reductase cytochrome b/c subunit, with protein sequence MAKHDKDATFVGDSRISAKRIPNIAPSYSDFPGKTEPFWPNFLLKEWMVAAVCLVGFLVLTVSHPSPLTDLANPNDTSFVPLPDWYFLFLYQLLKYPWAAGDWVVLGTVVIPGIAFGALMLAPWLDAGSERRPSRRPVATGLMLTALVGIFYLTWAADHEHSLKHSASKGGSGGGGNHAAAPAAPADTSFKADAIWTAQTSCMGCHGKSLEGGMGPNLQKIGATLDATQIADVIKNGKGQMPGGLIKDEAEIQKLAEYLASLK encoded by the coding sequence ATGGCTAAACACGATAAAGATGCTACCTTCGTCGGAGACTCCCGGATATCGGCGAAGCGTATCCCAAACATCGCTCCATCCTACTCGGACTTTCCGGGAAAAACAGAGCCTTTCTGGCCGAACTTCCTGCTGAAAGAGTGGATGGTGGCGGCGGTTTGTCTCGTTGGTTTCTTGGTTTTGACGGTATCCCATCCGTCGCCGCTGACCGACCTGGCAAACCCGAATGACACATCTTTCGTCCCGCTGCCGGACTGGTACTTCCTGTTCCTCTACCAGCTGCTCAAGTATCCTTGGGCTGCAGGGGACTGGGTCGTCCTCGGTACAGTGGTCATCCCGGGTATCGCTTTCGGTGCTCTGATGCTGGCTCCTTGGCTTGATGCCGGCAGCGAACGCCGTCCGTCCCGTCGTCCGGTTGCTACTGGCTTGATGCTGACGGCTTTGGTCGGGATCTTCTACCTGACTTGGGCTGCTGACCATGAGCATTCGCTGAAGCATTCCGCGAGCAAAGGCGGCAGCGGCGGTGGCGGCAACCACGCAGCAGCACCTGCAGCGCCAGCAGACACCAGCTTCAAAGCGGATGCGATCTGGACTGCGCAAACAAGCTGCATGGGCTGCCACGGCAAGAGCCTGGAAGGCGGCATGGGACCCAATCTCCAAAAGATCGGGGCTACTCTGGACGCCACACAAATTGCTGATGTGATCAAAAACGGTAAGGGACAAATGCCTGGCGGTCTGATTAAGGATGAAGCAGAAATCCAAAAGCTGGCCGAATACCTGGCATCCTTGAAATAA
- the qcrB gene encoding menaquinol-cytochrome c reductase cytochrome b subunit — MMQKMYDWVDERLNITPMWRDLADHEVPEHVNPAHHFSAFVYCFGGLTFFITVIQILSGMFLTMYYVPDIINAYESVKYLQNEVAFGVIVRGMHHWGASLVIVMMFLHTLRVFFTGAYKKPRELNWVVGVLIFFVMLGLGFTGYLLPWDNTAYFATKVGLEIANSVPLIGPYAKTLLTGGDIVGATTLSRFFAIHVFFLPGALLGLLGAHFVMIRAQGISGPL, encoded by the coding sequence ATGATGCAAAAAATGTATGACTGGGTCGATGAGCGATTAAACATCACCCCGATGTGGCGTGATTTGGCGGACCATGAAGTGCCTGAGCACGTAAACCCTGCTCACCACTTCTCTGCCTTTGTTTATTGCTTTGGCGGCCTTACATTCTTTATCACCGTCATTCAAATTTTGTCTGGGATGTTCCTGACCATGTACTACGTGCCAGACATCATCAACGCGTACGAGTCTGTAAAGTACCTGCAAAATGAAGTCGCTTTCGGGGTTATCGTGCGTGGTATGCACCACTGGGGTGCCAGCTTGGTCATCGTTATGATGTTCCTACATACGCTGCGTGTCTTCTTTACCGGTGCGTATAAAAAACCGCGTGAATTGAACTGGGTAGTCGGCGTACTTATTTTCTTCGTCATGCTCGGTCTTGGATTTACCGGTTATCTGTTGCCTTGGGATAACACAGCGTACTTCGCGACCAAGGTAGGTCTGGAGATCGCAAACTCCGTACCGCTGATTGGCCCTTATGCGAAGACACTGCTGACGGGCGGCGATATCGTAGGGGCGACAACCCTGTCCCGCTTCTTCGCCATCCACGTGTTCTTCCTGCCAGGCGCACTGCTTGGACTTTTGGGAGCTCACTTCGTCATGATTCGCGCACAAGGTATTTCCGGTCCACTATAA
- a CDS encoding ubiquinol-cytochrome c reductase iron-sulfur subunit, with protein MGDKQEISRRTFLNYALMGTGGFLAAGMITPMIRFAVDPLLKGHAGGDTVAVGSVDEFGPEPKRVEFKVHTKDGWYESDSTLSAWITKNEKGEILALSPICKHLGCTVNWNDPAGHPNEYFCPCHLGRYNIEGAHILNTPPTASLDEYETEVKDGKLYLGKLKPNPRPGVSG; from the coding sequence ATGGGCGACAAACAGGAGATTTCCAGACGAACATTTCTAAACTACGCACTCATGGGAACTGGCGGGTTCCTTGCTGCGGGTATGATCACACCTATGATCCGTTTTGCGGTCGACCCCTTGCTCAAGGGCCATGCGGGTGGAGATACAGTAGCGGTTGGAAGTGTAGATGAATTTGGCCCAGAGCCGAAGCGTGTCGAATTTAAGGTCCATACCAAGGACGGTTGGTATGAGTCCGATTCCACATTGTCTGCATGGATTACCAAAAACGAGAAGGGCGAAATTCTTGCTCTTTCCCCGATCTGTAAGCACTTGGGGTGCACAGTAAACTGGAATGACCCGGCAGGACATCCGAACGAATACTTCTGCCCGTGCCACCTCGGACGCTACAATATCGAAGGGGCACACATCCTGAATACTCCGCCGACTGCATCCCTCGATGAATACGAGACGGAAGTAAAAGACGGCAAGCTCTATCTGGGCAAACTGAAACCAAATCCACGTCCGGGGGTGAGTGGCTAA
- a CDS encoding DUF2487 family protein, whose translation MQWNLQEMEKWEELQPYVDTALLPLYLYRTEMELPKQVLRMSYLMNLGAAIEQKLKGRVLLFPLCYQLGEAARPQQFPKEFKHCVCLQFPGEQLKVEAENVTVLTVGEEDLESALRFEVTADIFSQEIIRIWQGK comes from the coding sequence ATGCAATGGAATCTGCAGGAAATGGAAAAATGGGAGGAGCTGCAGCCCTATGTGGATACTGCGCTGCTCCCTCTTTATTTGTACCGGACTGAGATGGAGCTCCCCAAACAGGTGCTGCGCATGAGCTATCTGATGAATCTGGGAGCCGCCATCGAGCAAAAACTGAAAGGGAGAGTGCTGCTGTTCCCTCTCTGCTATCAGCTGGGCGAAGCGGCTAGGCCGCAGCAGTTTCCAAAGGAGTTCAAACACTGTGTCTGCCTGCAGTTTCCGGGAGAGCAGCTAAAAGTAGAGGCAGAGAATGTGACTGTTTTGACAGTGGGGGAAGAAGATCTGGAATCCGCCCTCCGTTTCGAGGTCACAGCTGATATTTTTTCACAAGAAATCATCCGAATCTGGCAGGGGAAATAG
- a CDS encoding IDEAL domain-containing protein: protein MEWANFYSNTYGSNNQLVSGLLSEMLIDEQVRLYRKRTLYQEIDDALAEKNKERFLQLTGELREIMAYEKA, encoded by the coding sequence ATGGAATGGGCCAATTTTTATTCCAATACCTACGGAAGCAACAATCAGCTCGTGTCGGGCTTGCTGTCCGAAATGCTGATCGATGAACAAGTCCGTCTATATCGAAAGAGAACGCTGTATCAGGAGATCGACGATGCCCTCGCGGAAAAGAACAAAGAGCGGTTTTTGCAACTGACGGGAGAATTGCGCGAAATCATGGCCTACGAAAAGGCGTGA
- a CDS encoding tetratricopeptide repeat protein → MTKQWLYVIDEAIKRIENDELELGLQALKKVQKHGKDLPEVMLYLAEVWYRFGHLDEAESLIRDILQKHRELETSLKQEYQMLLAEIALDGNDFDTAQSILYDLKEAGEESIRLDLLLTDLYSMQGLDEVAIKYLEMARQKDPGNKEILTALGNMYFQIGKDEEAMQILEDAGGQSVDLLLSKARVLAQNGDFEQAYHLYRQASAHEQSAEVLYGCAMMAFHTGHIEEAAGYVGNLLALDEEYVAAYPLAADIYLSMGKTEKSIDALEQYVELSGFDLDQIRRLVALLTQAGRYEDAKTYQKLLDQWSTEETE, encoded by the coding sequence ATGACAAAACAATGGCTCTATGTGATCGACGAGGCGATCAAACGTATCGAAAACGACGAGCTGGAGCTGGGGCTGCAAGCGTTGAAAAAAGTGCAGAAGCACGGGAAGGATTTGCCGGAGGTGATGCTCTACCTGGCTGAAGTGTGGTATCGCTTTGGCCATCTGGACGAAGCGGAGAGTCTGATTCGCGACATCCTGCAGAAACACCGCGAGCTGGAGACGTCGCTGAAACAGGAGTATCAAATGCTGCTGGCCGAAATCGCGCTGGATGGCAATGATTTTGACACCGCGCAAAGCATCCTCTACGACCTAAAGGAAGCAGGGGAGGAGAGTATCCGCCTCGATCTCTTGCTGACCGACCTGTACTCGATGCAGGGGCTGGATGAGGTGGCGATCAAATACCTGGAGATGGCGCGGCAGAAGGATCCCGGCAACAAGGAGATCCTGACCGCGCTCGGCAACATGTATTTTCAGATCGGCAAGGACGAAGAAGCGATGCAGATCCTGGAAGACGCGGGCGGGCAAAGTGTCGATCTGCTCCTCTCCAAAGCGCGTGTTCTGGCCCAGAACGGCGATTTTGAGCAGGCCTATCATCTGTACCGGCAAGCGTCCGCACACGAACAATCGGCCGAGGTTCTGTACGGCTGTGCGATGATGGCTTTTCATACCGGGCATATCGAGGAAGCCGCGGGCTACGTCGGCAATTTGCTGGCATTGGATGAGGAATATGTCGCCGCCTATCCGCTCGCTGCCGATATTTATCTGTCCATGGGCAAGACGGAAAAATCGATTGATGCGCTGGAACAGTACGTGGAGCTGTCCGGCTTTGATCTTGATCAAATCCGCAGGCTGGTCGCCCTGCTCACACAAGCGGGTCGGTACGAGGATGCAAAAACCTACCAAAAATTGCTGGATCAATGGAGTACGGAAGAAACGGAATAA
- a CDS encoding zf-HC2 domain-containing protein, with protein sequence MMKCEDVQDKMPDYADGLLPEMTRRRIDLHLANCKSCRSDYELWKDSSDWMETDKENYHAITPTQSIVDAVMARILSEEKWAIPIGRKVFAVTARMRRIGASAAAILLMLCTFTLYVNSSNAEQANSLLIGNEVLAMGKHAQVVTSSMQSEDGTYIVESEPLVSEGQPLASATASIIPLDGRHGTSETDGPNYGMVLSVFGILVTVLTMSWFTRA encoded by the coding sequence ATGATGAAATGTGAAGATGTCCAAGATAAAATGCCGGACTACGCGGATGGATTGCTGCCCGAAATGACACGGCGGCGAATTGATCTTCATTTGGCAAACTGCAAAAGCTGCCGTTCCGACTATGAGCTCTGGAAGGACAGCAGCGACTGGATGGAGACGGACAAAGAGAATTACCATGCGATCACGCCGACCCAGTCGATCGTGGACGCGGTGATGGCGCGCATCCTCTCCGAAGAGAAATGGGCGATCCCGATCGGCCGAAAGGTATTCGCCGTTACTGCCAGAATGCGCCGGATCGGTGCGAGTGCAGCTGCCATTTTGCTGATGCTTTGCACGTTTACGCTCTACGTAAACTCGAGCAATGCAGAACAAGCGAACTCCCTCTTGATTGGCAATGAAGTTCTGGCCATGGGCAAGCATGCTCAGGTCGTCACTTCGTCGATGCAATCAGAGGATGGTACGTACATCGTCGAATCGGAGCCATTGGTATCGGAGGGACAGCCATTGGCCTCCGCCACCGCCTCCATCATTCCGCTGGATGGAAGGCACGGGACAAGCGAAACAGATGGCCCCAATTACGGAATGGTGCTCAGTGTATTCGGTATCCTGGTCACCGTTCTCACCATGAGTTGGTTTACGCGGGCCTGA
- a CDS encoding RNA polymerase sigma factor has translation MTDSQLIREIKEGNLECYAELIRRYERKILAFVTHLLRQAHLEHMAEDICQETFYKAYKSIHSFRDVEATFSTWLYTIARNSVLSELRKSRNSDVYLEDTLQVPLASFERLPEQVLLRNEREHLVRLAINNLPEKQRSALILREYEQMDYNEIATILDLTVSSVKSLLFRARQSIKTQLEAYILEPHLDEAEGMNR, from the coding sequence ATGACCGATTCCCAGCTTATCCGCGAAATCAAAGAAGGAAATCTAGAATGCTATGCTGAGCTGATACGTCGTTACGAACGAAAGATCCTGGCGTTCGTCACTCATCTGCTGCGTCAGGCTCATTTGGAGCACATGGCGGAAGACATATGCCAAGAGACGTTCTACAAGGCGTACAAAAGCATTCATTCATTTCGTGATGTAGAAGCGACCTTCTCCACCTGGCTCTATACCATCGCTCGAAATTCTGTTCTCAGTGAGCTGCGCAAAAGCCGCAACTCAGATGTGTATCTCGAAGATACCTTGCAGGTGCCGCTTGCGTCCTTTGAACGCTTGCCGGAACAGGTGCTGCTCCGCAACGAGCGGGAGCATCTCGTCCGCCTGGCCATCAACAACCTGCCTGAAAAGCAGCGCTCCGCCCTCATCCTGCGAGAGTACGAGCAGATGGACTACAATGAGATTGCCACGATTCTTGATCTGACGGTCAGTTCGGTGAAGTCTCTGTTGTTTCGGGCACGGCAGAGCATCAAGACTCAGTTGGAAGCCTACATCCTCGAACCTCATTTGGATGAAGCTGAAGGGATGAATCGATGA